A single window of Thalassomonas viridans DNA harbors:
- a CDS encoding c-type cytochrome: MKFSIASFSIFSMTFTRKTVLKQKCCTPIFIRYHQVKTPRLWPSVGKIAAGKQFTRLCLVLALLLTPPLKGEVPAFIRGCMDCHGENGISQQNDVPTIAGLSAAYHKASLYAYRNRQRPAVPSKYRLGDQDRPSTDMKTISDRLTDREITYISLYFAAQRFIPAKQNFNPLLVEQGEKIHRTYCQRCHKDRGSRAGDDSGLLAGQWSGYLNNTMKFYRNGSREMEKKMAVMLAKISEQEWQALLAYYASQR, from the coding sequence ATGAAGTTTTCGATTGCGTCTTTCTCCATATTCAGCATGACTTTTACCCGAAAGACAGTGCTAAAACAAAAATGCTGCACGCCGATATTCATCAGATATCATCAGGTAAAAACGCCCCGGCTATGGCCGTCTGTCGGCAAAATTGCTGCGGGCAAACAGTTCACCCGGCTGTGCCTGGTGCTGGCCCTGTTATTGACGCCGCCGCTAAAAGGGGAAGTACCGGCCTTTATCCGTGGCTGTATGGACTGCCACGGGGAAAATGGCATCAGCCAGCAAAACGATGTCCCCACCATAGCCGGGTTATCGGCGGCTTATCATAAAGCCAGCCTGTATGCCTACCGCAACAGGCAGCGCCCGGCAGTGCCTTCAAAATACCGCCTCGGCGATCAAGACCGTCCCAGCACCGATATGAAAACCATCAGTGACAGGTTAACCGACAGGGAAATTACCTATATCTCCCTGTATTTTGCCGCCCAGCGCTTTATACCTGCCAAACAAAACTTTAACCCGCTGCTGGTGGAACAGGGAGAGAAAATCCACCGGACTTACTGCCAGAGATGCCACAAGGACCGAGGCAGCAGGGCCGGCGATGACAGCGGCCTGCTGGCCGGCCAGTGGAGCGGTTACCTTAACAACACCATGAAGTTCTACCGCAACGGCTCCCGGGAAATGGAAAAGAAAATGGCAGTCATGCTGGCGAAAATCAGCGAGCAGGAATGGCAGGCCCTGCTGGCCTATTACGCCAGCCAGCGATAG
- a CDS encoding methyl-accepting chemotaxis protein, giving the protein MQSLFLRMRLIHWLGAVGLFFNALLYTEQTFSQVLQYIVVGLLVIHDLDEKYWGVDSLRKITAYMGHFEQKNLAVPCEINSDYNSEMAKILKVINAFRENVQKTLQGIKTQADHSEQVAKILTTNTANIAGRISQQDLRVGSIAQKCQTLDQYSMTLQEKAKDTESRVQQTKLGLQDTGATMETMADMMRLYVSSSESLSGKFDALSQQATSIASVVSVINTIAEQTNLLALNAAIEAARAGEHGRGFAVVADEVRQLANSTQSSLLEINQIIANITDAVQQADEEVKLQSQNLSQLSGYSRASQAEITRAYENIDSILQLIGGQQRREDADIRHIHVLVSQVVEESNILRQLSSSNADDCAELNLEGKRLAGVTREIVGQLDTFVI; this is encoded by the coding sequence ATGCAATCATTATTTCTAAGAATGCGCCTGATCCACTGGTTAGGTGCTGTCGGTTTGTTTTTTAATGCCCTGCTGTATACCGAGCAGACCTTTTCCCAGGTGCTCCAGTATATAGTGGTGGGGCTTTTGGTGATCCATGATCTGGACGAAAAATACTGGGGGGTGGACTCTTTAAGGAAGATCACCGCCTATATGGGCCATTTTGAACAGAAAAACCTTGCCGTGCCCTGCGAAATCAACAGCGACTATAACAGTGAAATGGCGAAGATTTTGAAGGTCATCAATGCTTTCAGGGAAAATGTCCAAAAGACACTACAGGGAATTAAAACCCAGGCGGACCATTCGGAGCAGGTGGCGAAAATCCTGACCACCAATACCGCGAATATTGCCGGGCGCATATCGCAGCAGGACTTGAGGGTGGGCAGCATTGCGCAGAAATGCCAGACCCTGGATCAATATTCTATGACCTTGCAGGAGAAAGCCAAAGATACGGAGTCCCGGGTACAGCAAACCAAACTGGGACTACAGGATACCGGCGCCACCATGGAAACCATGGCGGATATGATGCGCCTTTATGTTAGCAGCAGCGAAAGCCTCAGCGGTAAATTCGATGCTCTGTCACAGCAGGCGACCTCGATTGCCTCCGTGGTGTCGGTGATCAATACCATAGCGGAGCAGACTAACTTGCTGGCATTAAATGCCGCCATTGAAGCGGCCAGGGCCGGGGAGCATGGCCGGGGTTTTGCCGTGGTGGCAGATGAAGTCAGGCAGCTGGCCAATTCCACCCAAAGCAGTTTGCTGGAAATCAATCAGATCATCGCCAATATTACCGACGCGGTGCAACAGGCGGATGAAGAGGTGAAGCTGCAGTCGCAGAATTTATCGCAGCTTTCCGGTTATTCCCGTGCCAGCCAGGCAGAAATTACCCGGGCATATGAAAATATCGATAGTATCTTGCAGCTTATCGGCGGGCAACAGCGGCGGGAGGATGCCGATATTCGCCATATCCATGTGCTGGTATCCCAGGTTGTTGAAGAAAGCAATATTCTACGGCAACTTTCCAGCTCCAATGCCGATGACTGCGCCGAGCTTAACCTTGAAGGCAAACGCCTGGCGGGGGTAACCCGGGAAATTGTTGGTCAGCTGGATACTTTTGTTATTTAA
- a CDS encoding nitric-oxide reductase large subunit has translation MKSTKRIWQALFAVFICSFGVLLYLGSEIYQKAPPIPELIQSESGKVLFTREDIEQGQLVWRSMGGHQNGSIWGHGSLLAPDWNADWLHREALAWLDLLAWPAYGKNYDELNEPEQKYLQAQLQQKIRANTYNPATGQLTVSEDRAQVILSLSRYYQGLFSADPEFSALREQYALKEGVLKDDERAYRLSAFFFWSTWATVTERPGKDISYTSNWPYEPLVANEPDGDLLGWSMFSIILMIAGIGALVWHHASLKHEELPTPSATDPLLSLDIKPSQRAVFKYFLTAIGLFLLQITLGGITAHYAVEGQEFYGYPLAEILPYAVTRTWHTQLAVFWIATAWLGTGLFIAPALSNHEPKWQKLGVNVLWVALLVVVLGSMFGEWYAAQQVWDLDTSYWFGHQGYEFVDLGRIWQILLLAGLLIWLALVTRAILPALSHNHEHRPVVMVLFLSSIAIGLFYGVGLMMGKHTHLAIAEYWRWWVVHLWVEGFFETFAAAVVSLLFVRLGLIRAKSANTTVLFTTVIFLTGGIIGTLHHLYFGGTPTSVIAWGASFSALEVVPLALIGFEAYESYKLGQASPWMTRYKWAIMFFVACSFWNLVGAGVFGFLINPPISLYYIQGLNITALHAHTAFMGVYGMLGIGLILFCLRPMIGELYWNDRLLKYAFWTLNLGLAMMAFMSLLPVGVIQFNAVMDQGYWYARSPEIIHSAAVESLVWWRLPGDVVFAAGGGFIILFMLNALRSFLPKKAGAGLALNQE, from the coding sequence ATGAAATCAACCAAACGCATATGGCAGGCGCTCTTCGCCGTCTTTATCTGCTCATTTGGCGTGCTGCTCTACCTGGGCAGCGAAATATACCAGAAAGCGCCCCCTATTCCCGAGTTGATCCAGAGCGAAAGCGGCAAAGTCCTCTTTACCAGGGAAGATATCGAACAGGGACAGCTGGTATGGCGCTCCATGGGGGGTCACCAGAACGGCTCTATCTGGGGCCACGGCAGTTTGCTCGCTCCCGACTGGAATGCCGACTGGCTGCACCGTGAAGCCCTGGCATGGCTGGACTTGCTGGCCTGGCCCGCCTACGGCAAAAATTATGATGAATTAAACGAGCCGGAACAAAAATACCTGCAGGCACAATTGCAGCAAAAAATCCGTGCTAATACCTATAACCCCGCCACCGGGCAGCTCACCGTCTCAGAAGACCGGGCGCAGGTGATCCTGTCCCTGAGCCGCTACTACCAGGGATTATTCAGCGCAGATCCGGAATTTTCTGCACTGCGTGAACAATACGCGCTAAAAGAAGGGGTACTCAAAGATGACGAACGCGCCTACCGCCTCAGTGCTTTTTTCTTCTGGAGCACCTGGGCGACCGTCACCGAAAGGCCCGGCAAAGACATCAGTTATACCAGCAACTGGCCCTATGAACCTTTAGTGGCCAACGAGCCGGACGGCGACCTGCTGGGCTGGTCCATGTTCTCTATTATCCTGATGATCGCCGGTATCGGCGCCCTGGTATGGCACCACGCCAGCCTAAAACATGAAGAGCTGCCGACCCCGTCAGCTACGGATCCCCTGCTATCCCTGGACATCAAACCGTCGCAGCGTGCGGTGTTTAAATATTTCCTTACCGCCATCGGCCTGTTTTTGCTGCAAATCACCCTCGGCGGCATTACCGCCCACTATGCGGTGGAAGGCCAGGAATTTTACGGCTACCCGCTGGCGGAAATCCTGCCCTATGCCGTCACCCGCACCTGGCATACCCAGCTGGCGGTGTTCTGGATCGCCACCGCCTGGTTAGGCACAGGTTTGTTTATCGCCCCCGCCCTGTCCAACCATGAGCCGAAATGGCAAAAACTCGGCGTCAATGTCCTCTGGGTTGCCCTGCTGGTTGTGGTGCTGGGCTCCATGTTCGGCGAATGGTACGCGGCACAGCAAGTCTGGGATCTCGACACCAGCTACTGGTTCGGACACCAGGGATATGAGTTTGTCGACCTCGGCCGCATCTGGCAGATCCTGTTGCTGGCCGGCCTGCTCATCTGGCTTGCCCTGGTCACCCGCGCGATATTGCCGGCCCTGAGCCATAACCATGAACACAGACCTGTGGTTATGGTGCTCTTCCTGTCTTCCATTGCCATCGGCCTCTTTTACGGCGTCGGCCTGATGATGGGCAAACACACCCATCTCGCCATTGCCGAATACTGGCGCTGGTGGGTGGTGCACCTGTGGGTGGAAGGCTTCTTCGAAACCTTTGCCGCCGCCGTAGTGTCCCTGTTGTTTGTCCGCCTGGGGCTGATCCGGGCAAAATCCGCCAATACCACAGTTCTGTTTACCACAGTTATTTTCCTTACCGGTGGCATTATCGGTACCCTGCACCACCTGTATTTCGGCGGCACGCCGACCTCGGTGATTGCCTGGGGCGCCTCTTTCTCCGCCCTGGAAGTGGTGCCGCTGGCGCTGATAGGGTTTGAAGCCTATGAGAGCTACAAACTCGGCCAGGCTTCCCCCTGGATGACACGTTATAAATGGGCCATCATGTTCTTCGTCGCCTGCTCTTTCTGGAACCTGGTGGGGGCCGGTGTCTTTGGCTTCCTAATCAATCCGCCCATCTCCCTGTATTATATCCAGGGGCTGAACATCACCGCCCTGCACGCCCACACCGCTTTTATGGGAGTATACGGCATGCTGGGCATAGGGCTGATCCTCTTCTGTCTCCGCCCTATGATAGGCGAATTGTACTGGAACGACAGGCTGCTGAAATACGCCTTCTGGACCTTGAACCTGGGCCTGGCCATGATGGCCTTTATGTCCCTGCTGCCGGTTGGCGTGATCCAGTTTAATGCCGTGATGGACCAGGGCTACTGGTATGCCCGCTCGCCGGAAATCATCCACAGCGCGGCAGTGGAAAGCCTGGTATGGTGGCGCCTGCCCGGTGATGTCGTCTTTGCGGCCGGCGGCGGCTTCATTATCCTGTTTATGCTCAATGCCCTGAGAAGCTTTTTACCGAAAAAAGCCGGTGCCGGACTGGCCCTTAACCAGGAGTAA
- a CDS encoding acyl-CoA dehydrogenase family protein has product MTIKADPISTNPATGQDDNGQTISGGPLSREVRQVERTMPNNAGGRDDMRQWLHLGRQNAFTRNTDFRHSLRYHFPQEAEHGRIAAELTDFGALVPTALDDAVTSNDFRFNNPRIEPYNKIGDRIDKIVHHPDYADAGDIIYGTDIVKKLTTLGGLKEGMAFYFLANHVGEAGHLCPVVCNYETARVLHLVEDFPGREDYIRKLEIPSYRKNFTSSQFLTEVQGGSDVGANDTRAWQSEEGHWYIRGEKWFCSNADAELMVISARRSLERKGTKGLSMFLIPALKPDGSRNHFTMRRLKEKLGTRALASAEIDFHDAYAIPLGANFNLMLEKVVHHSRLSLPVAVLGFATRAYQFALDFAHTRKAFRQTIIDFPLVKENLAHVKADITACLAGAFALLALQDELDTAIKVDEDLKMFTRLMVNISKSVISKRTVDNIHHCIDGIGGNGAIENTSGLPRLLRDSLILENWEGAHNTLYVQVLRDIHRYRHDEIYLKVMTGKIAALPDPQDKEKQLAQQALARLALDIRALHHMPHDLQTLTIKDIITDMANLFYYVSLVQEGGHQQQSGQKGSKLASAELFYRIMLAREPEKASQAKDQTYLALCAAVIEA; this is encoded by the coding sequence ATGACAATTAAAGCAGACCCCATCAGCACCAACCCGGCAACCGGGCAGGACGATAACGGACAAACCATAAGCGGCGGCCCGTTAAGCCGCGAAGTCAGGCAAGTGGAACGCACCATGCCCAACAATGCCGGCGGCCGCGACGATATGCGCCAATGGCTGCACCTGGGCCGGCAAAACGCCTTTACCCGCAACACCGACTTCCGGCACAGCCTGCGTTATCACTTCCCGCAGGAAGCGGAGCACGGGCGTATCGCTGCAGAGCTCACCGACTTTGGCGCCCTGGTGCCCACCGCTTTGGATGATGCCGTCACCAGCAATGACTTTCGCTTTAACAACCCGAGAATAGAGCCCTACAATAAAATCGGCGACCGGATAGATAAGATCGTCCACCACCCGGATTATGCCGATGCCGGCGATATTATCTATGGCACAGATATAGTGAAAAAGCTCACCACCCTCGGCGGCCTCAAGGAAGGCATGGCCTTTTATTTTCTCGCCAACCATGTCGGCGAAGCCGGACATCTGTGCCCCGTGGTGTGCAACTACGAAACCGCCAGGGTGCTGCACCTGGTGGAAGACTTCCCCGGCCGGGAAGACTATATCCGCAAACTGGAAATCCCCAGCTACCGGAAAAACTTTACCTCTTCGCAGTTTTTAACCGAGGTCCAGGGAGGCTCGGATGTCGGCGCCAACGACACCCGAGCCTGGCAGTCCGAAGAAGGACACTGGTATATCCGCGGCGAAAAGTGGTTTTGCTCCAATGCCGATGCCGAGCTGATGGTGATCAGCGCCCGGCGCAGCCTGGAGCGTAAAGGCACTAAGGGGCTGTCGATGTTTTTGATCCCCGCGCTAAAACCCGACGGCAGCCGCAACCATTTCACCATGCGCCGGTTAAAGGAAAAGCTCGGCACCCGCGCCCTGGCGTCTGCCGAAATCGACTTTCATGACGCCTATGCCATTCCCCTGGGGGCCAACTTTAACCTGATGCTGGAAAAGGTGGTGCACCACTCCCGCCTGTCTTTGCCGGTGGCGGTATTAGGTTTTGCCACCCGCGCCTACCAGTTTGCCCTGGACTTTGCCCATACCCGCAAGGCGTTCCGGCAAACCATTATCGATTTCCCCTTGGTCAAAGAAAACCTGGCCCATGTCAAGGCCGATATCACCGCCTGCCTGGCGGGCGCCTTCGCCCTACTCGCACTGCAGGATGAACTGGACACCGCCATCAAGGTCGATGAAGACCTGAAAATGTTTACCCGCCTTATGGTAAATATCAGCAAAAGCGTGATTTCCAAACGCACGGTGGACAATATCCACCACTGCATCGACGGCATAGGCGGTAACGGCGCCATCGAAAACACCTCCGGCCTGCCCAGGTTATTGCGCGACAGTCTGATCCTGGAAAACTGGGAAGGCGCCCACAATACCTTGTATGTCCAGGTACTGAGGGATATACACCGCTACCGCCATGACGAAATTTACCTTAAGGTGATGACCGGCAAGATCGCCGCCCTCCCGGATCCGCAAGACAAGGAAAAGCAGCTGGCGCAACAGGCGCTGGCCCGCCTGGCCCTGGATATCAGAGCCTTGCACCATATGCCCCATGACTTGCAGACCCTGACCATCAAAGACATTATCACGGATATGGCCAACCTGTTTTATTATGTCAGCCTGGTGCAGGAGGGAGGCCACCAGCAGCAAAGCGGGCAAAAAGGCAGCAAACTGGCATCGGCCGAGCTGTTCTACCGCATCATGCTGGCAAGAGAGCCGGAGAAGGCATCACAAGCCAAAGATCAGACTTACCTGGCCCTGTGCGCCGCCGTCATTGAAGCCTAG
- a CDS encoding substrate-binding periplasmic protein, whose protein sequence is MIKMLVLLLSLIVNGVCFATHQSKISVILPFADNDHPPHYLVNARGQITGGIEADVLKAVFAPREVEFSYIQLKRAALLLQQQEDYTCISPAPEELRGKAGYYESREILSTYHNRVMVLASSQFSLSSLAGLQDKRLLAFLGASKYLGEDYAELVKNNSRQYREFTHLSIAIPMLFLKRVDALIMDKNVFLYHAGRQNYDVRSGEHKVLFYDFFPPSHFTLMCKEQALITVFDQGMKKLRSSGELDKIISKNLSAGSRGFAPARLQ, encoded by the coding sequence ATGATAAAAATGCTGGTGCTTTTGCTGTCACTGATTGTAAACGGCGTTTGTTTTGCAACCCACCAGAGTAAAATCTCGGTTATTTTACCTTTTGCAGATAATGATCATCCGCCCCATTATTTAGTCAACGCCAGGGGGCAAATCACCGGCGGCATAGAGGCGGATGTGTTAAAAGCCGTCTTTGCGCCCAGGGAAGTGGAATTTTCTTATATCCAGTTAAAAAGAGCCGCTCTTTTATTGCAGCAGCAGGAAGATTACACCTGCATTTCTCCCGCCCCGGAAGAGCTAAGGGGTAAAGCCGGTTATTACGAGTCCCGGGAAATACTGTCAACCTATCATAACCGGGTGATGGTGCTGGCGTCTTCGCAATTTTCCCTCAGCTCGCTGGCGGGTCTGCAGGATAAGCGCCTGCTGGCCTTTCTCGGGGCATCAAAATATTTAGGGGAAGACTATGCCGAGCTGGTAAAAAACAACAGCCGGCAATACCGGGAGTTCACCCACTTAAGCATCGCCATTCCTATGCTGTTTTTAAAGCGGGTGGACGCGCTGATCATGGACAAAAATGTTTTTCTCTATCATGCCGGCAGGCAAAATTATGACGTGCGCAGCGGTGAGCATAAGGTGCTGTTTTATGATTTTTTCCCTCCGAGCCATTTCACCCTGATGTGTAAAGAGCAGGCCCTGATCACCGTATTTGATCAGGGCATGAAAAAGTTACGCAGCAGCGGTGAGCTCGATAAGATCATCAGCAAAAACCTCAGTGCCGGCTCCCGCGGTTTTGCCCCGGCTAGGCTTCAATGA